In Chitinivorax tropicus, the following proteins share a genomic window:
- the ccoG gene encoding cytochrome c oxidase accessory protein CcoG, whose translation MGDRLKNIPIKVVSTEQQKAEEVIELYEVRKKIHPRWVSGLFNNWRVAMVIITQLFFYGVPWLSWNDRQAMLFDLANRKFYVFGVVFWPQDFVLLAGLLTLCAFALFWWTTIAGRLWCGYACPQTVYTELFLWIEHWIEGDHVKRRKLDDSPMSLEKLGRRGGKHLIWIALALWTGFTFVGFFTPIRLLWSEVWHWTLGSWEAFWIGFYAFATYGNAGFMREQVCKYMCPYARFQSAMFDQDTLVISYDATRGEPRGSRSKKSDHKAEGLGDCINCGICVQVCPTGIDIRNGLQYECIGCAACIDACDQVMDKMNYPRGLIRYTTENAMEGKYPDKDFWKRLKRPRVVMYTLAILIVAIAMVVTLALRKPIKLNVIRDRTTMVRQTDDDKLENLYQLQLINTSESPRRYQISATGIPTLKLIGDQQVEVPAASTYSVPVSVQIDKAQASIGSKTVTFRVQATDDASVAVEHQSSFITGQ comes from the coding sequence ATGGGCGACCGTCTCAAAAACATCCCGATCAAGGTTGTCAGCACCGAGCAGCAAAAGGCCGAGGAGGTCATCGAGCTGTATGAAGTCCGTAAGAAGATCCACCCACGTTGGGTATCTGGTCTTTTCAACAATTGGCGGGTGGCCATGGTGATCATCACGCAATTGTTCTTCTACGGTGTCCCCTGGTTGAGCTGGAATGACCGCCAAGCCATGCTGTTCGACCTGGCCAATCGTAAATTCTATGTATTCGGCGTGGTGTTCTGGCCACAAGACTTTGTCCTGCTCGCCGGCTTATTGACCCTCTGTGCCTTTGCTCTTTTCTGGTGGACCACCATCGCGGGCCGCCTTTGGTGTGGCTATGCCTGCCCTCAGACCGTATACACCGAGCTGTTCCTCTGGATTGAACATTGGATCGAAGGCGACCATGTCAAACGCCGTAAGCTCGATGATTCACCCATGTCACTTGAAAAACTGGGCCGCCGGGGCGGCAAACATCTGATATGGATCGCACTTGCCCTGTGGACGGGTTTCACTTTCGTCGGTTTTTTCACCCCGATCCGCCTCCTGTGGTCTGAGGTCTGGCACTGGACGCTGGGCTCCTGGGAGGCGTTCTGGATCGGCTTCTATGCCTTCGCCACCTATGGCAACGCGGGGTTCATGCGCGAACAGGTCTGCAAATACATGTGCCCTTACGCCCGCTTTCAAAGTGCCATGTTCGATCAAGACACGCTGGTCATCTCGTATGACGCTACCCGTGGCGAGCCGCGTGGCTCACGTAGCAAGAAATCCGATCACAAAGCGGAGGGGCTGGGCGACTGCATCAATTGTGGCATCTGTGTCCAGGTCTGCCCGACAGGTATCGATATCCGTAACGGCCTTCAGTATGAGTGCATCGGCTGTGCAGCCTGTATTGACGCCTGTGATCAGGTCATGGACAAGATGAATTACCCACGCGGGTTGATTCGTTACACCACCGAAAATGCCATGGAGGGCAAGTACCCAGACAAGGATTTCTGGAAACGCCTGAAACGCCCCCGCGTGGTCATGTATACGCTGGCCATCCTGATTGTCGCCATTGCCATGGTCGTCACGCTGGCCTTGCGCAAGCCCATCAAGCTGAATGTCATCCGCGACCGCACCACCATGGTGCGCCAGACCGACGACGACAAACTGGAAAACCTCTACCAGCTACAACTGATCAACACATCTGAATCACCCCGGCGGTATCAGATCAGCGCTACCGGCATCCCCACATTGAAACTGATAGGCGATCAACAGGTCGAAGTACCTGCAGCCAGCACATATTCAGTTCCCGTCAGCGTGCAGATCGACAAGGCGCAAGCCAGCATCGGCTCCAAGACGGTCACCTTCCGTGTGCAGGCCACAGACGACGCCAGCGTTGCCGTCGAGCATCAAAGCAGTTTCATCACCGGACAATGA
- a CDS encoding cbb3-type cytochrome oxidase subunit 3: MTLSEFNSLFTVVSLAIFLAIVVWAFSRHNKKPYEDAARQIVEDDDRPHGQH; the protein is encoded by the coding sequence ATGACGTTGTCCGAGTTCAACTCCCTTTTTACCGTTGTATCACTGGCCATCTTTCTAGCCATCGTGGTCTGGGCATTCAGCCGCCACAACAAAAAGCCCTATGAAGATGCGGCAAGGCAGATCGTCGAAGATGACGACCGGCCACATGGTCAACATTGA
- the ccoN gene encoding cytochrome-c oxidase, cbb3-type subunit I, translating to MQSQSTYNYKVVRQFAIMAVVWGIVGMAVGVLIAAQLVWPALNFDTPWLTYSRLRPLHTNAVIFAFGGCALFATSYYVVQRTCHTRLFSDKLAALTFWGWQLVIVLAVLTLPAGMTSGKEYAELEWPIDLLITVVWVSYAIVFFGTLTKRKIKHIYVANWFYGGFILTVALLHVVNSMAIPVSLTKSYSVYAGAADAMVQWWYGHNAVGFFLTAGFLGMMYYFIPKQVGRPVYSYRLSVVHFWALIFTYMWAGPHHLHYTALPDWTQSIGMVFSLILLAPSWGGMINGIMTLSGAWHKLRTDPILKFLITALSFYGMSTFEGPMMSIKTVNALSHYTDWTIGHVHSGALGWVAMISIGSIYYLVPRLFGREQMHSIKLIETHFWMATIGVVLYIASMWISGVMEGIMWRAANPDGTLTYTFAQIVASKYPYLAIRFLGGFLYLSGMLVMAYNVFKTVAQGKPVEADIPAPVAHAHA from the coding sequence ATGCAATCGCAGTCCACGTACAACTATAAAGTGGTGCGGCAGTTCGCCATCATGGCGGTCGTCTGGGGGATTGTAGGCATGGCGGTTGGGGTTTTGATTGCGGCGCAGCTGGTTTGGCCCGCACTCAACTTCGATACGCCATGGCTGACCTATAGTCGCTTACGTCCTTTGCACACCAATGCGGTTATTTTTGCTTTTGGCGGATGTGCTTTGTTTGCCACGTCCTATTATGTGGTTCAACGCACCTGTCACACCCGTCTGTTCTCAGACAAGTTGGCTGCCCTCACCTTCTGGGGCTGGCAACTGGTCATTGTATTGGCCGTATTGACCCTGCCCGCAGGCATGACCTCCGGCAAGGAATATGCTGAGCTGGAATGGCCGATCGATCTGCTGATCACGGTTGTCTGGGTTTCCTACGCCATCGTCTTCTTTGGCACTCTGACCAAGCGTAAGATCAAGCACATCTATGTTGCCAACTGGTTCTACGGCGGCTTCATCCTGACAGTCGCGCTGTTGCACGTCGTCAACAGCATGGCCATCCCGGTCAGCCTGACCAAATCCTACTCTGTGTACGCAGGTGCCGCTGATGCCATGGTGCAATGGTGGTATGGCCACAACGCGGTGGGCTTCTTCCTGACGGCTGGCTTCCTGGGCATGATGTATTACTTCATCCCCAAGCAGGTCGGTCGCCCGGTCTACTCCTATCGCCTTTCAGTCGTCCACTTCTGGGCACTGATCTTCACCTATATGTGGGCGGGTCCGCACCACTTGCATTACACCGCCCTGCCAGACTGGACGCAATCCATCGGCATGGTGTTCTCACTGATCCTGCTGGCACCCAGCTGGGGTGGCATGATCAACGGCATCATGACCCTGTCTGGCGCATGGCATAAGCTGCGCACTGACCCGATCTTGAAATTTCTGATCACCGCCCTGTCCTTCTATGGCATGTCCACCTTCGAAGGCCCGATGATGTCGATCAAGACCGTGAATGCACTGAGTCACTACACTGACTGGACCATCGGCCACGTCCACTCTGGTGCACTGGGCTGGGTTGCCATGATCTCCATCGGCTCGATCTACTATCTGGTGCCACGCCTGTTCGGTCGTGAGCAGATGCACTCCATCAAGCTGATCGAAACCCACTTCTGGATGGCCACCATCGGCGTGGTGCTGTATATCGCTTCCATGTGGATCTCCGGCGTGATGGAAGGCATCATGTGGCGCGCTGCCAACCCAGATGGCACGCTGACCTACACGTTCGCACAGATCGTCGCATCCAAATACCCGTATCTGGCTATCCGCTTCCTGGGTGGTTTCCTGTACCTGTCCGGCATGCTGGTGATGGCATACAACGTCTTCAAAACCGTTGCTCAGGGTAAACCTGTCGAAGCCGACATCCCGGCTCCGGTTGCCCATGCTCACGCCTAA
- the ccoS gene encoding cbb3-type cytochrome oxidase assembly protein CcoS, with product MEILYLLIPLSVVLVLLIAGLFWWTIQNGQLDDLEGPAHRIIMDDDKPQSEPEKEK from the coding sequence GTGGAAATCCTATACTTACTCATACCATTGAGCGTCGTACTGGTTCTACTGATTGCCGGCCTGTTCTGGTGGACAATCCAAAACGGACAGCTTGATGACCTGGAAGGCCCCGCCCACCGCATCATCATGGACGACGACAAGCCCCAGAGCGAGCCCGAGAAGGAGAAGTGA
- the ccoP gene encoding cytochrome-c oxidase, cbb3-type subunit III: MNQDFVSGFWGYYVAAIVIGGIIGMAYLLLSQRIKRKAAGEKVETCGHVWDGDLEEYNNPMPKWWMGLFWLTLIFGVVYLALYPGLGVYSGTKQWTSVGQYEAERKTAEARYQAIYDKYLKMDIKQVAADPEARQMGQRLFGTYCVQCHGADAKGAKGFPNLTDHDWLYGGEPEKIQETILGGRKGAMPAFGAALGEDGVKDVANYVMSLSALPHNADRAVRGKETFTTICAACHGPDGKGNQAMGAPNLTDKVWLYSSSQTKPDAIQQSIIETITNGRNGVMPPWKDFLGEAKVHLLASYVYGLSNNPQTASK; this comes from the coding sequence ATGAATCAAGATTTCGTGAGTGGTTTTTGGGGCTACTATGTTGCCGCCATCGTCATCGGCGGCATCATCGGCATGGCTTACCTGCTGCTGTCCCAACGCATCAAGCGCAAAGCCGCCGGAGAAAAAGTCGAGACCTGCGGTCACGTATGGGATGGTGATCTGGAGGAGTACAACAACCCAATGCCGAAATGGTGGATGGGTTTGTTCTGGCTGACCCTGATCTTCGGCGTGGTCTACCTGGCTTTGTATCCTGGCTTGGGCGTCTATTCAGGCACCAAACAATGGACATCGGTTGGCCAATACGAGGCTGAACGCAAAACAGCAGAAGCACGCTATCAGGCCATCTATGACAAGTATCTGAAGATGGACATCAAGCAGGTCGCTGCTGATCCGGAGGCCCGCCAGATGGGCCAACGCCTGTTCGGTACCTACTGTGTGCAATGCCACGGCGCTGATGCAAAAGGCGCCAAAGGCTTCCCCAACCTGACCGATCATGACTGGTTGTATGGTGGCGAGCCAGAGAAGATCCAGGAAACCATCCTGGGTGGCCGTAAAGGGGCGATGCCTGCATTTGGCGCCGCACTGGGTGAGGATGGCGTGAAGGATGTCGCCAACTACGTCATGTCTTTGTCCGCCCTGCCCCACAATGCAGACCGTGCAGTCCGTGGTAAGGAAACCTTCACCACCATCTGCGCCGCCTGCCATGGCCCGGATGGCAAGGGTAACCAAGCGATGGGTGCGCCCAATCTGACTGACAAGGTCTGGCTGTATTCTTCGTCGCAGACCAAGCCGGATGCCATCCAGCAATCAATCATCGAAACCATCACCAATGGTCGCAATGGCGTCATGCCACCCTGGAAGGACTTCCTGGGTGAGGCTAAGGTCCACCTGCTGGCTTCCTATGTCTATGGTTTGAGCAATAACCCGCAAACCGCCAGCAAGTAA
- the ccoO gene encoding cytochrome-c oxidase, cbb3-type subunit II, producing MEKIQKLIEENTLALIVFTLLVVSFGGLVEIVPLFFSKSTTQPIEGVKPYPALQLAGRDIYIREGCYGCHSQMIRPFRAETERYGHYSVAGESVYDHPFQWGSKRTGPDLARVGGRYSDDWHRVHLINPRDVVPESNMPGFPWLARNPVDAASLPAKMQALRKVGVPYTDEDIKGAVEAAQGKTEMDALIAYLQGLGLALKNQR from the coding sequence ATGGAAAAAATTCAAAAGCTGATCGAAGAAAACACCCTGGCGCTGATCGTATTCACGCTCCTGGTGGTGAGCTTTGGCGGGCTGGTCGAAATCGTACCGCTGTTCTTCTCGAAATCGACCACCCAGCCCATCGAGGGTGTCAAACCCTACCCCGCACTGCAGCTGGCGGGCCGTGACATCTATATCCGTGAAGGCTGTTATGGCTGTCACTCCCAGATGATCCGCCCCTTCCGGGCTGAAACTGAACGCTATGGCCACTACTCGGTGGCCGGCGAGTCAGTCTACGACCACCCCTTCCAATGGGGCTCGAAGCGTACCGGACCGGATCTGGCGCGTGTCGGTGGCCGTTACTCCGATGACTGGCATCGCGTCCACCTGATCAATCCGCGTGATGTCGTGCCGGAATCCAACATGCCCGGCTTCCCCTGGTTAGCCCGCAACCCGGTTGATGCAGCCAGCCTGCCAGCCAAGATGCAGGCATTGCGCAAGGTTGGCGTTCCTTACACCGATGAGGACATCAAAGGTGCCGTGGAAGCCGCCCAAGGCAAAACCGAAATGGACGCCCTGATCGCCTACCTGCAAGGCCTGGGCTTGGCATTGAAGAACCAGAGGTAA
- a CDS encoding FixH family protein translates to MQSKQDKPWYRYAAPWLLMAGPAVVVVAGFITAWLAVKHNDALVVDDYYKQGKEINRDIARDQIAHDVDARADIMLGANDSQLRMIVTGNSKMQRPGELVIKLTHPTLAGQDMSLAAKRTEGDTYQVSLPKAMHGKWYVSLEDPGQRWRLTGVWQSDQDKAITLKTAANQ, encoded by the coding sequence ATGCAGTCAAAGCAGGACAAACCTTGGTACCGATATGCCGCCCCCTGGTTGCTGATGGCTGGCCCCGCCGTCGTGGTCGTGGCGGGCTTCATCACCGCCTGGCTCGCGGTCAAACACAATGATGCACTTGTCGTTGATGACTATTACAAACAAGGCAAGGAAATCAATCGCGACATCGCCCGTGATCAGATTGCGCATGATGTCGACGCCAGAGCGGACATCATGCTCGGCGCAAATGATTCACAATTGCGCATGATCGTGACCGGCAATAGCAAAATGCAACGCCCTGGTGAGCTGGTGATCAAACTCACCCACCCCACCCTGGCCGGCCAGGATATGAGCCTGGCGGCCAAGCGGACAGAAGGTGACACATACCAGGTCAGCCTGCCCAAAGCCATGCACGGAAAATGGTATGTCAGCCTGGAAGACCCCGGACAACGCTGGCGCTTGACAGGTGTATGGCAGAGCGATCAAGATAAAGCCATAACTCTAAAAACAGCGGCAAATCAATAG